In Chryseobacterium shigense, the following proteins share a genomic window:
- a CDS encoding NERD domain-containing protein, producing the protein MDSSFLIIFLLVLGILFLLIKYYTPRIKGVIGENKVSKALKRLNSEKYIVLNNVEFRIKGSTSQIDHIIVSEYGIFVIETKNYKGWILGYENDKFWIQAIYRYRRKFYNPVLQNQSHIYALKHVLKNYKYLRYYSIITFTKRATLKTKTYTDVVYVNKLVKTIKRYDSFYLNEQTRNEVVATILNAKTNNRNKDTTRRVNSSMNKNISCPECGGNLIERNGKYGIFWGCSNFPGCTYTRNKRQSSH; encoded by the coding sequence ATGGATAGCAGTTTTCTAATTATTTTTCTATTAGTTCTGGGTATCTTATTCCTATTAATTAAATACTACACTCCAAGAATAAAAGGAGTTATTGGTGAGAATAAAGTTTCAAAAGCCTTAAAAAGACTGAATAGTGAAAAATACATTGTTCTGAATAATGTTGAATTCAGGATTAAAGGCTCCACTTCACAGATAGATCATATTATTGTTTCAGAGTATGGAATCTTTGTTATTGAAACTAAAAATTACAAAGGCTGGATCTTGGGTTATGAAAATGATAAATTCTGGATTCAGGCCATTTATAGATACAGACGTAAGTTTTATAATCCTGTTTTACAGAATCAGAGTCATATTTATGCTTTAAAGCACGTCCTGAAAAATTATAAGTATCTGAGATATTATTCGATCATTACATTTACAAAAAGAGCAACGCTTAAAACCAAAACATATACTGATGTTGTTTATGTGAATAAGCTGGTCAAAACAATTAAAAGGTATGATTCATTTTACCTTAACGAACAAACCAGGAACGAAGTTGTCGCCACCATTCTCAATGCAAAAACAAACAACCGGAATAAAGATACAACACGAAGAGTTAATTCCAGTATGAATAAAAATATTTCATGTCCGGAATGCGGTGGAAATCTTATTGAAAGAAATGGTAAATACGGGATTTTCTGGGGCTGCAGCAATTTTCCCGGATGTACATATACAAGAAACAAAAGACAATCTTCACATTAA
- a CDS encoding peptide deformylase — translation MKKISFLLIFFIGFVNAQKLSSSEISIINKGDINAALPIYQTTDSHQHKTLLSLSTEIDPADPNTVTLVKRMKESLLSTDGGVGIAAPQVGINRKVIWVQRFDKEGNPLEYFINPVIVWRSELQNLGPEGDLSIPDFRDQFYRSKVIQLEYTDLKGQKYSEIVEGFTAVIFQHEIDHLFGILISDKKEKEKNDSYKKVDAFKKSDSTTR, via the coding sequence ATGAAAAAAATATCTTTTCTGCTCATCTTCTTTATCGGGTTCGTTAATGCTCAAAAACTGTCATCAAGTGAAATTTCAATAATCAATAAAGGTGATATCAATGCGGCGTTGCCAATTTATCAGACAACAGACTCTCATCAGCATAAAACCTTATTAAGCCTCTCTACAGAAATAGATCCTGCTGATCCTAATACAGTAACTTTGGTGAAAAGGATGAAAGAATCCCTTCTTTCAACGGATGGTGGAGTAGGAATTGCAGCGCCACAGGTTGGGATCAACAGAAAAGTGATCTGGGTACAGCGTTTTGACAAGGAAGGAAATCCATTGGAGTATTTCATCAATCCTGTCATTGTATGGAGATCAGAATTGCAGAATCTTGGCCCGGAAGGGGATTTGTCTATTCCGGATTTCAGGGACCAGTTTTACAGGAGTAAAGTAATTCAGCTGGAATATACGGATCTGAAAGGGCAAAAATATTCGGAGATTGTAGAAGGTTTTACGGCTGTTATTTTTCAGCACGAGATTGACCATCTTTTCGGAATTTTGATCTCGGATAAAAAAGAGAAGGAGAAAAACGATTCTTACAAAAAAGTGGATGCTTTTAAGAAGAGTGATTCAACGACGAGATAA
- a CDS encoding tetratricopeptide repeat protein, with protein sequence MIYPKQKLHSTSTFINYILLKNGFQLLCLLVPYIALCQYSIPQIDSLCNTTYELRKKGTYQEAIDLNLALIQNSKSIGYTKGAAYSSFQVGNLYNNMGNYKESLKYLDEALYYNKDLQIADLNAAVYTELGKNYSMLSLLQNAMESYGIAENWALKIPDPQKKEKALFYVYNCQAVSNEAAGNIKSSMLAAEKAFGIKKDAISATRIAKNYILHTKDLAKAKKFLDLSHELLKSDPLVTPYQKCVVLHATGLYYNKNKEYNKATENYLQAIDIAKELNRPNDEKEIYKLLYQNYKDAKEENARLLALEKYTTINDSIEDANKMLVEVPIRKIINEKQEKHKHDYRILLYSALILGFILLLSTFLFVRKLQKRKKKLLLEKERIIVEKEEETQELKQKVNESFDDLIQLAKNNSPEFFTRFREVYTDLINKLLKIDPKLRVSELTLCAYVYLGFNTKDIAQYTFRTISTVRNRKHNLRKKLNIPAEESTELWFKNLDNNPE encoded by the coding sequence ATGATATATCCAAAACAAAAATTACATTCAACCTCTACTTTTATAAATTATATTCTACTGAAAAACGGGTTTCAGTTATTATGTCTATTGGTTCCGTATATTGCTCTATGCCAATATTCTATCCCGCAAATTGACTCGCTGTGTAATACCACTTATGAATTAAGAAAGAAAGGAACCTACCAGGAGGCAATAGATCTGAATCTTGCCCTAATACAAAATTCAAAATCAATAGGGTATACAAAAGGGGCTGCCTACTCCAGCTTTCAGGTTGGAAATCTCTATAATAACATGGGCAATTATAAAGAAAGTCTGAAATACCTTGATGAGGCTTTATATTACAATAAAGATCTTCAGATTGCCGATTTAAATGCAGCAGTATATACAGAATTAGGGAAAAATTACTCAATGCTGAGTTTACTGCAAAACGCCATGGAGAGTTATGGAATTGCTGAAAACTGGGCCCTGAAAATTCCCGATCCGCAAAAAAAGGAAAAAGCGCTGTTTTATGTCTACAATTGCCAGGCGGTAAGCAATGAAGCGGCAGGAAATATTAAAAGCTCCATGCTTGCCGCAGAAAAAGCATTCGGAATAAAAAAAGATGCAATCTCAGCAACCCGTATTGCTAAAAATTATATCCTTCATACAAAAGATCTGGCGAAAGCTAAAAAGTTTCTGGATCTTTCTCATGAGCTGTTAAAATCAGACCCTTTGGTTACCCCCTACCAGAAGTGTGTCGTTTTGCATGCAACAGGTTTATATTATAATAAAAATAAGGAGTACAACAAGGCCACGGAAAATTATCTGCAAGCAATAGATATTGCTAAGGAACTGAACAGACCTAATGATGAAAAGGAGATTTATAAATTATTATACCAGAATTATAAAGATGCAAAAGAGGAAAATGCCCGTTTGCTGGCCCTGGAAAAATATACTACCATTAATGACAGTATAGAAGATGCCAATAAAATGCTGGTGGAAGTTCCTATCCGTAAAATAATAAACGAAAAACAGGAAAAGCATAAGCACGATTACAGAATATTATTATACAGTGCTTTAATATTGGGATTTATCCTTTTACTTTCAACCTTTTTATTTGTAAGAAAGCTGCAAAAACGAAAAAAGAAACTTCTTCTGGAAAAAGAAAGAATCATTGTGGAAAAAGAAGAAGAAACCCAGGAACTAAAACAGAAGGTAAATGAATCTTTTGATGACCTGATACAGCTTGCCAAAAACAACAGCCCTGAATTTTTTACACGTTTCCGGGAAGTTTATACAGATTTAATTAATAAACTCCTGAAAATTGATCCTAAACTCAGAGTTTCAGAGCTTACCCTCTGCGCATATGTGTACCTAGGATTTAATACGAAAGATATTGCACAGTATACTTTCAGAACTATAAGCACCGTTAGAAACAGAAAACACAATCTCAGGAAAAAACTGAATATCCCCGCTGAAGAAAGTACAGAACTTTGGTTTAAGAACCTGGACAACAATCCGGAATAA
- a CDS encoding class I SAM-dependent methyltransferase, which produces MEKDELKILAQNLANPQGEKGIEIGEMMNATNISMTLESIKTLLIEDDERILEIGHGNAGHLKHIVSRAQNLKYTGIDISETMHNEARKLNKDFESQAEFVLYEGEKLPFEDKTFDKIFTVNTVYFWENPVEFLNEIYRVLKRDGTFVLTFGQKKFMETLPFTEYNFTMYSNSEMEQLVSKSHFKRMKISEKEEDIPSKSGNETIHRIYTVLTIKK; this is translated from the coding sequence ATGGAAAAAGATGAATTAAAGATCCTCGCTCAAAACCTTGCCAACCCGCAGGGAGAAAAGGGTATAGAGATCGGCGAAATGATGAATGCCACCAACATCAGCATGACGCTGGAAAGCATCAAAACACTTTTAATAGAAGATGATGAGCGTATTCTTGAAATAGGACACGGAAATGCCGGCCACCTGAAACATATTGTAAGCAGGGCACAAAACCTGAAATATACAGGAATCGATATTTCTGAAACCATGCACAATGAAGCCAGGAAGCTGAACAAGGATTTTGAAAGCCAGGCTGAATTTGTACTGTATGAAGGGGAAAAGCTTCCTTTTGAAGACAAAACCTTTGATAAAATATTCACGGTTAATACCGTTTATTTCTGGGAAAATCCGGTTGAATTTCTCAACGAGATCTATAGAGTTTTAAAGAGAGACGGAACTTTTGTCCTCACTTTCGGACAGAAAAAATTCATGGAAACACTGCCGTTTACAGAATACAATTTTACCATGTACAGCAACAGTGAAATGGAGCAGCTGGTTTCCAAAAGCCATTTCAAAAGAATGAAAATCTCGGAAAAAGAAGAAGATATACCAAGCAAGTCCGGAAACGAGACCATACATAGAATTTATACAGTTTTAACCATAAAAAAATAA
- a CDS encoding ChaN family lipoprotein, protein MKNIFITVLLAGFCSLSGQNFKAYQFYDKKGKEVKTDKLVKELAEYDVVFFGENHNSSVNHWLQLRVTEALFEKKNGQIILGAEMFERDNQSQLNQYLNGKSDAKTLKDSARLWNNYTTDYKPLVDFAKTKKLNFIATNIPRKYASQTAKEGLESLNTLSAQEKTYIAQLPIKVTLDTPGYPEMKAMMGDHAEGTKVMNFISAQATKDATMAESILKNIQAGKTFIHYNGNYHSKEFGGIYWYIKQKNPNLKMAVISVFESEDPELKIPAKDYIPTDFNLIIPADMTKTF, encoded by the coding sequence ATGAAAAATATATTCATAACCGTTCTGCTGGCAGGTTTTTGTTCATTAAGCGGGCAGAATTTTAAGGCATACCAGTTTTATGATAAAAAAGGGAAAGAAGTAAAAACAGATAAACTGGTTAAAGAACTGGCTGAATATGATGTGGTTTTCTTTGGTGAAAATCATAACAGCTCAGTCAACCACTGGCTTCAGCTGAGAGTAACCGAAGCTTTGTTTGAGAAGAAAAACGGGCAGATTATTCTTGGGGCAGAAATGTTCGAAAGAGATAACCAGTCACAGTTGAATCAGTATTTGAATGGAAAATCTGATGCAAAAACATTAAAAGATTCAGCCCGCTTATGGAACAATTATACTACGGATTACAAACCGCTGGTTGATTTTGCCAAAACTAAAAAACTGAATTTCATTGCAACGAATATTCCAAGAAAATATGCTTCCCAAACTGCAAAGGAAGGACTTGAATCCCTGAATACATTAAGCGCTCAGGAGAAAACATACATCGCACAGCTTCCGATTAAAGTAACCTTAGATACACCCGGTTATCCGGAAATGAAAGCCATGATGGGAGATCATGCGGAAGGAACAAAAGTGATGAACTTTATCTCTGCACAGGCTACAAAAGATGCTACTATGGCTGAATCTATCCTGAAAAATATACAGGCGGGAAAAACTTTCATTCATTACAACGGAAACTATCACAGCAAAGAATTCGGTGGAATTTACTGGTACATCAAACAGAAAAATCCCAATCTTAAAATGGCGGTAATCTCTGTTTTTGAATCTGAAGACCCTGAGCTGAAAATTCCTGCTAAAGATTATATCCCGACAGATTTTAACCTGATCATTCCGGCGGATATGACGAAAACATTTTAA
- a CDS encoding MarR family winged helix-turn-helix transcriptional regulator gives MENSKALQLENQICFPLYVIAKEITGLYRPFLDEIDITYPQYLVMMVLWENDGLPVSHIGEKLFLDSGTLTPLLKRLESKGIITRKRKKEDERVVEVFLTESGKQLQQKACEIPGKIQNKIGVDSEDLLHLKETILKVLNKIEK, from the coding sequence ATGGAAAATTCAAAAGCTTTACAGTTGGAAAATCAGATCTGCTTTCCGCTTTATGTGATTGCCAAGGAAATTACAGGGCTTTACCGTCCGTTCCTTGATGAGATTGATATCACTTATCCGCAGTATCTCGTGATGATGGTATTGTGGGAAAATGATGGTCTTCCGGTAAGCCATATCGGTGAAAAACTGTTTCTGGACAGCGGAACATTAACTCCTCTTCTGAAAAGGCTGGAAAGTAAGGGAATTATTACCAGAAAACGGAAAAAAGAGGATGAAAGAGTGGTTGAAGTATTTCTGACAGAATCCGGAAAGCAGCTGCAGCAGAAAGCCTGTGAAATTCCCGGAAAAATACAGAATAAAATTGGTGTAGACTCGGAAGATCTGCTGCACCTTAAAGAAACAATCTTAAAAGTATTAAACAAAATAGAAAAATAA
- a CDS encoding hemin-degrading factor yields MSTLVNDLKEKWEALKAENPHIRIRNAATQLGVSEAELLATSIGEGVTVLNPEFPAILTEAEKLGKVMALTRNDECVHERKGIYQNGDFSSPHAQLFVGEDIDLRIFLNHWKSAFAVVEGDKKSLQFFGKDGLALHKIYLTKNSDEAAFDAIVGKFKAEDQNSVLTIEAVAPKAPEKADSEIDVEGFKKAWTELKDTHDFFMMTRKFGVSRTQALRLAPEGFAKKVDNSKVVNVLEDASEKNIPIMVFVGNRGIIQIHTGNVKKTLWHQQWFNVMDPDFNLHLDVTKIAEAWIVKKPTEDGEVTAIEVFNKEGDFIVQFFGKRKPGIPELQEWKDLVAELEK; encoded by the coding sequence ATGAGCACATTAGTTAATGATTTAAAGGAAAAATGGGAGGCTCTGAAAGCAGAAAATCCACATATAAGAATAAGAAATGCCGCAACACAGCTGGGCGTAAGCGAAGCCGAACTTTTGGCAACAAGCATAGGAGAAGGAGTAACGGTACTTAATCCTGAATTTCCGGCTATCCTTACCGAAGCAGAAAAACTGGGTAAAGTAATGGCTCTTACCCGTAATGATGAATGTGTACATGAGAGAAAAGGAATTTACCAGAACGGTGATTTCAGCAGCCCGCATGCACAGCTTTTTGTAGGAGAAGACATTGATTTGAGAATATTCCTTAACCACTGGAAATCTGCCTTTGCCGTAGTGGAAGGAGACAAAAAAAGCCTTCAGTTTTTCGGAAAAGATGGCCTTGCTCTTCATAAGATTTACCTGACAAAAAACAGTGATGAAGCTGCGTTCGATGCTATTGTAGGAAAATTCAAGGCGGAAGACCAGAATAGCGTATTAACCATTGAAGCAGTGGCTCCGAAAGCTCCTGAAAAAGCAGATTCTGAGATTGATGTTGAAGGATTCAAAAAAGCCTGGACGGAATTAAAAGATACCCATGATTTCTTCATGATGACCAGAAAATTCGGGGTAAGCAGAACCCAGGCATTAAGGCTGGCTCCTGAAGGATTTGCTAAAAAAGTTGACAATTCTAAAGTAGTGAACGTTCTTGAAGATGCTTCAGAAAAGAATATTCCTATTATGGTTTTCGTTGGAAACAGAGGAATTATCCAGATTCATACAGGTAATGTAAAGAAAACACTTTGGCACCAGCAGTGGTTCAATGTAATGGACCCGGATTTCAACTTACATCTTGATGTTACCAAAATCGCTGAAGCATGGATCGTTAAAAAACCTACGGAAGACGGGGAAGTAACGGCTATTGAAGTATTCAACAAAGAAGGGGATTTCATCGTTCAGTTCTTCGGGAAAAGAAAGCCTGGAATTCCTGAACTGCAGGAGTGGAAAGACCTTGTTGCAGAATTAGAGAAATAA
- a CDS encoding organic hydroperoxide resistance protein, giving the protein MKTLYTTKVTAQGGRNGHVKSENGVLELDVRMPKALGGGNDDFANPEMLFAAGYSACFDSALNRVISLSKVKTGETTVAAQISIGQLENGGFSLAAELDVNIPGVSIEEAQELTEKAHQICPYSNATRNNMEVKLSVTNN; this is encoded by the coding sequence ATGAAAACATTATATACAACAAAAGTAACAGCACAAGGAGGAAGAAACGGACATGTAAAAAGTGAAAACGGAGTTTTGGAACTGGATGTAAGAATGCCTAAAGCGTTAGGTGGCGGCAATGATGATTTTGCCAACCCTGAAATGCTTTTTGCCGCGGGATATTCAGCGTGTTTCGACAGTGCTCTTAACAGGGTGATCAGCCTTTCAAAAGTAAAAACCGGGGAAACTACTGTTGCTGCACAAATCAGTATAGGACAGCTGGAAAACGGAGGATTTAGTTTAGCTGCAGAGCTTGATGTGAATATTCCGGGGGTTTCTATTGAAGAAGCACAGGAATTAACTGAAAAGGCTCACCAGATCTGCCCGTATTCCAATGCTACAAGAAATAATATGGAGGTTAAGCTTTCGGTTACGAATAACTAA
- a CDS encoding heme ABC transporter ATP-binding protein: protein MIKAHQISYKHKDFYILDGVDVSLGYGEFLAIVGPNGAGKSSLLSVLANEVRSRQEVLFKNKAIAKWDVKELSKHKAKFSQHNSNDIPLEVKDVIMMGRYPYFDAQPGKEDLEATSRMMDETDIFHLKDREYNTLSGGEKQRVHLSRVMAQLENDIAHKVVFLDEPLNNLDIKHQYKALEIIKNFTKKANSAIVVLHDLNLAAQFADKILLMKSGKVSAYGTPEEVFTAENISHAYNFPCTICGHPITNNPMIIFG, encoded by the coding sequence ATGATAAAGGCACATCAGATCAGTTACAAGCATAAAGACTTCTATATTCTGGACGGAGTTGATGTTTCTCTGGGGTATGGAGAATTTCTTGCTATTGTAGGTCCTAACGGAGCTGGGAAATCCAGTCTTTTGAGCGTTTTGGCCAACGAAGTAAGATCCAGGCAGGAAGTATTGTTTAAGAATAAAGCTATTGCCAAATGGGATGTGAAAGAACTGTCTAAACATAAGGCTAAATTTTCCCAGCACAACAGCAACGATATTCCTCTTGAGGTAAAAGATGTCATCATGATGGGAAGGTATCCCTATTTCGATGCCCAGCCCGGAAAAGAAGACCTGGAAGCCACAAGCAGAATGATGGATGAAACAGATATTTTTCATCTGAAAGACAGGGAATACAATACACTCTCCGGAGGCGAAAAACAGCGTGTACACCTTTCAAGGGTAATGGCCCAGCTTGAAAATGACATTGCCCATAAAGTGGTTTTTCTGGACGAGCCCCTGAATAATTTAGACATCAAACATCAGTATAAAGCTTTGGAGATCATTAAAAATTTTACAAAAAAAGCTAACAGTGCTATTGTTGTGCTGCACGATCTGAACCTTGCCGCACAGTTCGCAGATAAGATCTTATTAATGAAATCAGGAAAGGTTTCCGCATACGGAACGCCGGAAGAAGTTTTCACCGCTGAGAACATCAGCCATGCTTATAATTTTCCCTGTACCATTTGCGGACACCCGATTACCAATAACCCAATGATCATTTTTGGATAA
- a CDS encoding FecCD family ABC transporter permease, translated as MRTQSKLYFYLTIGTVLLAIIAVLALNTGVYDFGGTSPFKILWQYIKGDPGISLSDKYVIWDVRAARIIMAVLIGSMLAVSGTGLQGLFKNPLATGDLIGLTSGATLLAAIAIVLGGHFKQYLPEAVQFSLVGIAAFIGSFLSMMLVYRISTSGGKTNVVMMLLTGVAITAIGFSITGFLIYISKDEQLRDLTFWNLGSLAAATWTKNIILAVVLVISYIILLPKGKALNAMMLGEKDAQHLGINVERLKKQIIIIVALMVGSCVAFSGTIGFVGLIVPYILRLLFKSNYAFILPLSAVCGSILLLTADTFSRSIVEPSELPIGILTALMGGPIFIAILIKFKKSL; from the coding sequence TTGAGAACACAAAGTAAACTCTACTTTTATTTAACTATAGGTACCGTGCTGCTTGCCATTATAGCAGTGCTGGCACTTAATACAGGAGTCTATGACTTTGGAGGAACATCACCCTTCAAAATTTTATGGCAATATATAAAAGGAGATCCGGGCATATCGTTAAGCGATAAATATGTGATCTGGGATGTACGTGCGGCCAGGATCATTATGGCAGTTTTAATAGGAAGTATGCTTGCTGTTTCGGGGACAGGCCTGCAGGGGCTTTTCAAAAATCCTCTTGCAACGGGTGATCTGATAGGCCTTACATCGGGAGCAACACTATTGGCAGCAATTGCCATTGTTTTAGGAGGGCATTTCAAACAGTATCTTCCTGAAGCTGTACAATTTTCACTGGTGGGAATTGCGGCATTTATAGGATCTTTTTTATCGATGATGTTGGTATACAGGATTTCCACAAGTGGAGGAAAAACAAATGTGGTGATGATGCTTCTTACCGGAGTAGCCATTACAGCGATCGGATTTTCAATTACCGGATTTCTGATCTACATTTCAAAAGATGAACAGCTCCGGGACCTTACGTTCTGGAACCTCGGGAGCCTGGCAGCAGCAACATGGACTAAGAATATTATCCTGGCAGTAGTGCTGGTTATTTCTTACATCATCCTGCTTCCGAAGGGAAAAGCCCTGAATGCCATGATGCTTGGAGAGAAAGATGCCCAGCATTTGGGAATCAATGTAGAAAGACTTAAAAAACAGATCATCATTATTGTAGCCCTTATGGTAGGAAGCTGTGTTGCATTTTCAGGAACAATAGGATTTGTAGGGTTAATTGTACCTTACATTTTAAGACTTTTATTCAAATCGAATTATGCATTTATCCTGCCTTTGTCGGCCGTATGCGGAAGTATATTGCTTTTAACGGCAGATACTTTCAGCAGAAGCATTGTAGAACCTTCCGAACTTCCGATAGGAATTCTTACGGCACTCATGGGAGGTCCTATTTTTATTGCCATTTTAATTAAATTCAAAAAATCCCTGTAA